The Desulfobulbaceae bacterium genome contains the following window.
TTTTTGACCAAACCAATTGTGCGCCAGAAATTAGTCGATCTCTTGGGCAGCTATAAAACCAAAAAATAAGGGTCTTCTGATTAGTATCTTGTTATGTTAGTATGGTAGGTTTAAAGAACTTTTATCAAAGTTCTTGCCGAAAAACATCAACCTAAATGAGGTTTTTTGTGGATCGCCGAAAATTCATAAAGGAAGTTCTTCTCTGGTCTGCAGGTCTTTCCCTCTCTGTCCCGCGTTTCATTGTGCCAGGCTCTATTCATGCTGCTGAAGGCGCAAAATCAACCTTAAGTTTTACCGAAGGGCCTGACTATGAATCCCTGGTTTCACGGGCTCTTTCTTCCCTTGGTGGCATGAAGTCTTTTGTCAACCCAGGCGATACGGTTGTGGTAAAACCAAATATCGGTTGGGACCGCACCCCGGAACAAGGAGCCAATACCAACCCCATAGTAGTTCGGGCTGTTGTGCAGCATGTTCTTGATGCGGGTGCTTCGAAAGTTTTGGTGTTTGACCGAACATGCAACGAGAAACGGCGCTGCTACACCAACAGTGGCATTGAAAAATCTTTAAAGAAATTAAACGATAAGAGGGTTGAGCTTGACCATATTGACCGCCGCAAATTTGTTCCGGTAGATATTGACCGCGGTAAGTCCCTTACTCGCCGGGAAATTTATCTGGAGGCCCTGAAGGCGGATTGCTATATCAATGTGCCAATCGCCAAGCATCATGGTTTAAGCAAGCTTACCCTCGGCCTGAAAAATTCCATGGGAGTTATTGGCGGTGATCGAGGTGAAATGCACCATGATTTAGGACAAAAACTGGCTGACTTGGCAACTGTTGTCAGGCCCAAGCTGACCATTGTCGATGCCACGCGCCTTCTACTCCGAAACGGTCCGCAGGGAGGAGATATAAAGGATGTCAAAATCAGAAATGCCCTTATTGCCTCAACCGACCCAGTTGCAGCTGACGCCTATGCCACAACCCTGTTTGACATGAAACCGCAAGAAATCGAATCCACTGTCGCAGCCTATAAACTTGGTTTGGGAGAAATGGATATTGCCAAAATTAATATCCTTAAGTCCTGATAGTCCAATGAAAAGAAGACGATTGGCTCCTTTGCGGCGCCTAGGGCAAAGCCTCTTTTTGTGCCTCTTTCTATTTTTGTTTATTAAGACCGACTACCAAGGCAGTGACAACCTACAATACGCCGTAAACCTAATCTTTCGTATTGATCCGCTGGTTGCGGCCGCCACAATGCTGGCCGCAAAAACATTTATTATCCTTCTTTTTCCGGCTCTCTTCACCATTGTATTTACCTTCCTTTTAGGACGATTTTTCTGCGGCTGGGTTTGCCCTATGGGAACGATTATTGATATGAGCCACAAACTGGCTCGCCCTGCACCAAACACCACCGACTGGAAGCACCAAAACCTGCGTTACTACATCTTGTTTTTTGTTCTGACTGGTGCGCTTTTTGGGCTACCGTTAGTGGGCTATGT
Protein-coding sequences here:
- a CDS encoding DUF362 domain-containing protein — translated: MDRRKFIKEVLLWSAGLSLSVPRFIVPGSIHAAEGAKSTLSFTEGPDYESLVSRALSSLGGMKSFVNPGDTVVVKPNIGWDRTPEQGANTNPIVVRAVVQHVLDAGASKVLVFDRTCNEKRRCYTNSGIEKSLKKLNDKRVELDHIDRRKFVPVDIDRGKSLTRREIYLEALKADCYINVPIAKHHGLSKLTLGLKNSMGVIGGDRGEMHHDLGQKLADLATVVRPKLTIVDATRLLLRNGPQGGDIKDVKIRNALIASTDPVAADAYATTLFDMKPQEIESTVAAYKLGLGEMDIAKINILKS